Proteins from a genomic interval of Panthera uncia isolate 11264 chromosome C1 unlocalized genomic scaffold, Puncia_PCG_1.0 HiC_scaffold_4, whole genome shotgun sequence:
- the LOC125913320 gene encoding UPF0729 protein C18orf32 homolog, with product MDLVATVWEFQPGRMVCIPCCVMVLLWIYKEFLVPYICPLLSPFVSHMWPRKALLKSHDKNKGKADCKGADISGLPTKGPKEISDKNKDLKGLF from the coding sequence ATGGACCTGGTGGCCACGGTGTGGGAATTCCAGCCTGGGAGGATGGTGTGCATCCCTTGCTGCGTCATGGTTCTGCTCTGGATCTACAAAGAATTCCTGGTGCCATACATATGCCCTCTGCTTTCCCCCTTTGTTAGTCACATGTGGCCTAGAAAAGCTCTTCTAAAATCCCATgataaaaacaaaggcaaagcaGACTGCAAGGGTGCAGACATAAGTGGACTGCCAACAAAAGGACCAAAGGAAATCtctgataaaaataaagacttaaaggGATTGTTCTAA